The DNA segment CTTATTACAAGAAAACCAAAGACGTGGCCACACTGATGGAAATACTCGGTCACAGCAGCGAGAAAATAACAAAACACTATATTGGGATCAATGAAGATGAAATTAGCGAGACATTACTTAATTTTAGACTAGGTTTTTAATACTTTTGCAATAGAAAAAGCCGACAGATTAGTATCACTGTCGACTTTTTTTTACCTTAACAAGCAAGAAAATTCGTTCTAATGTCATTATAAAGTTGTTGAGCCTCTTCCTGTTGTTGAATAAGATTTTGTTCTTGATCATGTGTTCCAAAAAAGACAATTTCAATGTCAGCTAGAACATTTCTAAGTAAGTCGTTCTTTTTACAGTTACTTAATTTTTCTGAATGAATAATCGCTTTATAATTAGCATGGAAATCTCTAAGTGTTCCTATCAAAATAATCATTCCTCCTGGTTAATTTTCTCTTTTAAGTATAAATAATTTCAGTTATCATAGCTACCTATTTAAGGTATAATCAATTTTTTTTGCAAACTATTAATTACTGTTCCTTTTGAATGTCTTGCAACCCAATTAATAATCAGACTACCGGCAACTATTATAAGGAGATACTGTTAAATTTTCGATTAGTTTTTTTTATCATTTTAAAATAAACACAATCGAATTATTTATGCTTTTTTTCTCTATAATTAATGACAACTACTCTAATCAACACGATTATCATTAGCAAGGGAATAGTCCAAATTAAACTATAGAAAAATCCTGAAGTAAATGTACTTTTTATAGTCTCTTTATTATTCAACATAACCATAAATTTAGTACCTGAAAGGACTAATATAAATGATAAATAGGAATAAGCGAATGTTTTAAGAAATTTTTTTACTTTATCTGACAAATGTTTTCCTTCTTTCTACTAGTTAACCTTACTATAATAAACTAAATAATGACTGTGTAAACGTTGGCTTTAAAGGATTAGTAATCTCTTTCTATTGTTATCTATCTAGTTAGAAAGTAAATTTAATATCAGGATCAGTTATCCACTACAGAAACTTTAGGGAGGAACTATGGAAATTAATTTAATTTTGAAACAAAAAAGAAAAGAGCTAAAGTTAACTCAAGAACAAGTAGCACAAAAAATATTTGTCTCTCAAAAATCAGTTTCAAATTGGGAGACCGGGAAAACATTCCCTGATATTTACAGTTTAATTCGATTAGCTCAATTATATGATTTATCTTTAGATAATTTATTGTTGGAGGAATCCGATATTGTTGAAGATATAGATAAAAAAATTAAAGTCGCTTCAATTTTTAACAATGTATGGTTTTTTATTATCGGAGGAACGTTAGGTTATGTGTTGCTAGTCCATACTCTTTTTAATGAGCCATTAAGTATTTTACATGTTATACGTGGAGTCATTATTTTTAGTGCCTATTATCTTTTCAACAACTATTCAAAATCAAAAAAATATAAGTATCTTTTTGATAGTTTATTTATTATTGGTTTAAGTGCTTTATTAACTATCTTATGGAGTTTGATTCGTTGGGCTGTTGTTTCTGGTCTATAAGTTTAATATATAGAGTTAGTCCTAGAAATACCTTCCATAATTGAGAGCTAGGTAACTAAAAACGTATAGTCATACTAAAATCGTTGTTAGTAGTTTGATCTTTCGTGTACTTTGTAAACTACTGTAGTAAATTAAAGTCATTATCTTTTAGAGACATCTGAAATAATTAATACTCCTCCAATTAGTAAACCAATAAAGAGCCATAATCCTAAGATAGTAAGGGTAACTACTCCAAGTACATACCTTGGTGCGTGGCTTAATTCAAGGAAAAGTTGACTCGTTTCTCCATAATCAAAAATGAGGTTTTTGGTTCCCTTGAATCCTATATAAAGCAAGGCATATAAAAACCCTTCTTTTAATCGGCTTAATTTAGTTTTTTTCATTTTTATTGTCACTCCTTTATCCTTTAGGCGGTTCTGTTTTTTATTAGGGCTTATCTTTTAATAAATGGTCAATTGAAACTTGATAATAGGTACTCAATTTAACCAATTTATCTAAGTCAGGATAGCTGATGTCATTTTTCTATTTGGAAATAAATTGTCTTGAAATATGTAACTGTTCTGCTACATTTTTTGACTCGACTACTTTTTAATTTTCCGCCTAATAACAAAGATCTTCTTTCTTACCTTTTACTTATCTCTATCATACTGAAAGTAAGGATCAATGACTATAACGCATTGGTTTACATGGTAGCAACCATTGGTTGCTACCATGTAAACCAGCACGTTCTTTTAGTTCTAGTAGATTAGATAGATAATTTGATTATGAACTACCAGGTTAGGAGAATGGTTATGGGAGATATCATAATGAAAAAAATAACTAAAAGAAATTGTTATCAGGTTATATCGATTCTTATTTTTTGTGGGGCTATTTTGGCTGTATTAAATACAGAACTTATTTTTGGCTATTTTTTAATTATTCTAGGTTATTATCTCCTGCGAAAATCAGATTTAGAGGACTAAAAAAAAATACTCCTTCCTTCACATCTATAAAGATCGCTAAGGTATATTATAAACTAAATGAATAGAAGTAATTTAATGGCTCCAGTAAAACAAGCAGGTTCATTTTTAATAATTATGACTATCATTTTTACAATAGTTCTAATTTTCCCAGGAACCCCTGGTGAAGACAGTCTCTTAACTATTCTGTTTTTTTAATAGGTATACCTTCAGTTAGTTATAATATTTGGTTGAACTATAAAAAAATACCTAAAATATATAGTGTACTTGAAATAGTTGTCGTTGTTATATGTGCTATCTTGCTGATATATACGATAATTAATTATTTAACATAAAAAGGGTAAGAGCAAATATTTCTCATATAGAACTCCACAACACTTTAACTTCATTTTTTAAGATAATACCGTTTAAAGAAATAAAAAATTAGCATAATGTTAAACTAATCTTATAATAAATACTTTTTTTAATAGCGATAGCGATAAAAAGGAGAGATGATTAATGTTAAAATATATAGCCGTTAGTGGATTTATTCTTAGCACTTTGTTTGTCTTATCAGAAATGGGTGTCACCGTATTTGGGAATATGATAAAAACTAAGAGAGAAACAGGGGTTTCAATAGAAATTCAAGTCGCAAATGCAATAAAAAAAAGTGAGAATAAAATTAAGTAACGTTTATGTTTCAACTAACAACAATTCTAAAAATAAATGAGACCTGCAGCATCAGGATGGATTAAACTAGGAGTTGCAGTTGCAAAAGAATGGGATATAAATGGTTGGGTATAATTTTATATGAGCAAATAGTATAATGCAGCAGAAAAACATGTTGCAACTAAATACAAAACGAAGTAGCTATGAAGTAACTATATAGGTTAGAGGTGAGTTTATGTTTAATAAATATAAAGAATTTGCAGAAAAGCACCCGTATGCTAATATTATACTAATAATGGTATTTACTAGTCTTATTGGTATTTCAATAGAGTATATAGTAAATCAAGACTTTATCGCCGGAGCATTATATACCGCTATAGCGCTTACTATAATTGAACTTATCAGAGACAGAAGAAGAAATAAATTAAAAATTAATTTTTTAATTGTCATTTAAAGTATGGTAGACACAATCTCCCTTAACAAAAGTGTCTGTCTTAAAATAGTTAAGAAGAGAGGATATAAGCACGCACACATTGCGGAAGAGATTTGGCAATTACTATTTACAAGAGAAATAAAGACGTGGCTACATCGATGAAAATATGTGGACACAGCAGATAGAAAATTACTAAATGTTGATGGACTTTAAAGTAGGTTCCGAAATAGAGAGCAAAGTAACTAAAACAAAGAGTAGGCTAGCAACAGATGTTAATAGATACATTACTTTTTCGAATGTTTGATGTATTCAATCATATATTATATTTAAATCAAAAAACAAACTAAACAACTAAAGTAGCTTTACTATTTTCTAGCTATTTTATAGTTAAACCAGTTGAATCGAGCTTCATTGCGGCTTTGTTCACCATTACCAGTTGCATATAACCCAAAGACATTCCCTGTAAATCCACCTGCTACTTCGGTTGACAACAAGCCGCATTCTCCAGTCCCTAAACTAGTGACGTCACCAGTTGGCGAAACGATCTCAAAGCTATAGCATTCAGCATCAGATATGATACGGAATTCAATTGTATTCTCTTCATAATCCAACTGTTTTTCAATAACACTTATTGAACCAATATTTTTTCTGAAAAAGACTTCTGTTTTTCCGTTCATATTTCTTAGACCGATTTCATAATGGAAATTTTCATTAGCAAAAATCGTCAGTCCAGCTTCTTCTGAATCTTGCGGTTTAAATTGAAGCGATGTTGAAATTTCACAGTCAAAATGTTCTTGTCGGCGACCAACGAAAGTATGTGTCGCAGTATCTCTTAAGGTTGCTGACGAACCAATCAAACTTAAGAAACCTTCTTCACCATTCAATAGATAATTTTCTTTAAGCAGGTTTCTTCTGAAGATCCACTTAAAATCTAATACAGATTGATCAAAATCATCTCGTTCTTTCCATTCCACATGTTGTGCTGATGTAATAGACTCACTTTCAATTTCTTCACCAATAATGCCGTTGTCTCCAACTATTGGCCATCCAGCTTCTGTCCACGTTATGGGAGCTAAGAATGTTTCGCGTCCTAAATGATGTTTCTTTGGATACCCAATTGGTCTAAATGCTAAGAAAACAGCCCACCAAGAACTATCTGTATGTTGTACTAAATCAGCATGACCGGTTGCTTGTATCGGATGATTCTTACTACGATGGGTCATGATCGGGTTCCCTTCATAACTTTCAAAGGGTCCATAGAGATTCTTACTTCTAGAAATCGTCAGCATGTGCCCGTACTCTGTTCCTCCTTCTGAAATCATTAAGTAATAATACTTCCCTATCTTATAAAGATGTGGCCCTTCCGGGAAAGCTCCGCCAGTTCCTTCCCAAATAAATTTCCGTTCAGATAAGTATTTCCCAGTTTTTATATCGATTTCCACTTGATAGATACCAGATTTTTCATGGTTGCCACTTGTTCCAGTTAGGTAACATTTGCCGTCCTCATCAAAAAATAGCGACGGATCAATTCCTTGGCTATTTTCAAACCAAATAGGTTCTGACCATGGGCCGGCTGGATTGATAGCTGTAACGAAAAAGTTCCCACCCTCTAATACATTTGTTGTCACAACATAAAATACACCCTCATGATAACGAATCGTAGGTGCATAAATTCCACAAGAACTTGGTGTATCATTCAAAGGTAACTGTTGTGTTGTCGTTAAACAATGACCTATTTGGTCCCAATTCACTAAATCGGTACTATGGAAAATCGGTACACCAGGAAAATACTCGAATGTACTGGTCACTAAATAAAAGTCGTTTTCCACTCTGCAAATGCTTGGATCTGGGTAAAAGCCGCTGATAATCGGATTTTTAAATTTCATAGTCTATCTCCTTTTCTATTTGATAATTCTATCTTTATTATCTAAGTAAACGCTTCCGAATAATACAGTCAAAATAAGCTCTTTTGCAGTAAAAATAGGATTTTTTGAAGATATATAAAGTGTACATAATTTTTAATTATCAGAAGCTGTTTAAATACGAAGGAAGAGAATACAGAGGATTCCGGTACTTTGGTCCGAAATCCTCTTTTTTTGTCGTTCGAAAGAGCTTGTTTTTAACCTTTGATTGAGATTCACAAAATATTTTTAAAACTTTCATTAATAAAAGCTATAGAATGATAGGTAGAAGATAAATTATTTTTAAAAAATTTGTAACGAAATAGCTAGTCAAGGTATTAATACTATGAACAGCAAGAAAGAGAGGGCAGTTATGAATAGGCTTGAGGAAGAATACGAAAAGATCTATCCGAAAATATATGCGTTTTTCTATGCTAAGACAGGAAATCAGGCGACTGCTCAAGATCTTTGCCAGGACACCTTTTATGAAGCGTGTAAAAATATAACATCTTTTAATAGTCATTCCACCTTATCGACATGGATATTTTCGATTGCCATTAATTTGTTGAAAAAGTATTACCGCAAAAATAAGTATCAGCAAAGCTTAATGCAAAAACTCGCACTAATTCCAGAAACTGAAATTCATTCATTAGAAGGGTTGACGGAAATCAATGAAGATACAAAAATACTTTTGCACCATATTTCAAAATTGGATGACGTTGCAAGAGAAATCGTATTGTTGCGCATATATGGAGAGCTGAGTTTTTTAGAAATCGGCGCATTGATTGGTAAATCAGAAAACTACGCGCGTGTGACATTTCATCGCTTGAAATTAAAAATTCAAAAACTAATGGAGGTGACACTATGAATAAGGATAAGGATTGTGCAATTTTGCAAGATCTGTTACCGTTATACGAAGAAAAATTATTGCATCCGGATACGGAAGAGTTTATCGAAGAGCATTTGAAAAGATGTCAAGAATGCCGGCATATCGCAAAAAATTCCCATATCCCTCTACCTGCTGAAGTGAAGACAGGTGAGCCTTCCAAAAAGATGATCCAAAAAATAACCTTACGATTAACAACGATACAAATATTCTTTGTAACAATTGCGTTTGTATTAGCGCTCGGTACAACAGTTATGAATAATAGCTCAGGATTTATCTTGTCCTACACTATTTTAGGGGCAGTAACCTATCTGTTTTACCGTTCGACCCTCGTTGCTGTATTACTTGCAGTTGTGCCGACATTCGTCTGGAATTGCCTGATATATATGACAGATTCGTTCGGTGAATTCTATACTGAAAGTTTTTCGGATGGAGTTCTGATAGTCCTGGTTTCACTGATCATGTATTTAGTGTTTACAATTATCGGAGTCTTCATCGGCTATTGTATTCTTAAAATAAAGGAGGAAAATTAATCATGAAAAAGAAAATAATATACAGTGTGGTGGCAATCTCATTAATTGCTATCGTAGGGTTCGCCTATATACAAATGAGCGGAAATCCAATTGAGAAAAACAGATCAAAGGAGAGTCTAGAGGAGTTTTTAGAACAAGCGTATCCGGACATGGACTACGAGATCAAGCGGTTGGCAGAATATGGATGGGTTGATGACACTTTTCGGTTTAATGTAGTGGCAAGGGATTCGATAGGAGTTGAAACCATCTATCCGTTCGATGTCTCCGCTTTCGAACCGTATGAAATCCTTGACGATACGATCCACGTATCCAGCATAGATAAAGAGGCGTCAAACAAATTAAATCAAGAGGCAGAGCAGTATATTTTAGCGCTTCTTCAGGAAAAAGTTCCAGAAATCGATGGAGTCTCAACAGATGTAGAGGTTTATGGTAATGTTGCTGAGGAATGGACACCACAATTGAAAACCCCAAAGCCTATTCTCATTATGACGGGAATGGATAAAGGCGACTTGACAAAAGAGCAGATGCTGGAGCAGGGTAAGGCAATCCAACAGCAATTGAATGATGAATCTATTGATTATTATTCAGCTGAAGTAGGGTATCGTAGCTTTATTGATGGTGAAGAAATTTATGATTATGTTAGTTTTACGCCAGAAAAAAAGTTAACGATAAAAGATGTCAATTAAATGAAAAACAGAAAAATCCCTAAGACAAATGGTGTTTGGTAAGAAGATAATCATTTCTAGTAAACGAATAGATTTAGTTGAAATAAAGAATGTCGCTTTACTGTAAATGGATTGGGTTTATAAAATGGAGAGTAAAGATGATAATACTCTTTAGTTTACATATCACTCAAAGTAAAGAACCCCCTCTAATTTTAGAGGGGGGTTCTTTGTTTACAAATTCAAGAGATGAGAAACTGTCATTTTATTCCATATTGTAATTAACGCCTTCAGTGTAGGTGTTGGATGCATCCCATAGTAAAAATTCATTTACGCCAGCATCGTGTAAGGCTCTTACTTGGTCTTCAACTTGAGGGGCACCATAATTTTGGTAATTTCCTGCACCTAAGTATGAAGCTGTAAAATCTTGTATCCAAGGTCTGGATTGAGGAGGTGTTTCTAAGCCTGCTAGCAAGTTATTTTCAACTTTCATGTATTCAGCAACTAATTTATAAGGTTCTAAATCAGGTTTGCTGATACCAAAGTAAGAATTCCAGTGACTTGGGTAGATCATTGATGAAATGACATCGACATTTTCTGAGATTTTAGCAAAGTTTTGTCCAATACCAGGAGCTTCGGGAACTGTAGCTGCATAACCAAAAATATCTACGGATACTTCAACGTCATACGGTTTTAACTCTTCGCGAGCGTATTCAACAAA comes from the Carnobacterium sp. 17-4 genome and includes:
- a CDS encoding helix-turn-helix domain-containing protein, whose protein sequence is MEINLILKQKRKELKLTQEQVAQKIFVSQKSVSNWETGKTFPDIYSLIRLAQLYDLSLDNLLLEESDIVEDIDKKIKVASIFNNVWFFIIGGTLGYVLLVHTLFNEPLSILHVIRGVIIFSAYYLFNNYSKSKKYKYLFDSLFIIGLSALLTILWSLIRWAVVSGL
- a CDS encoding glycoside hydrolase family 43 protein — encoded protein: MKFKNPIISGFYPDPSICRVENDFYLVTSTFEYFPGVPIFHSTDLVNWDQIGHCLTTTQQLPLNDTPSSCGIYAPTIRYHEGVFYVVTTNVLEGGNFFVTAINPAGPWSEPIWFENSQGIDPSLFFDEDGKCYLTGTSGNHEKSGIYQVEIDIKTGKYLSERKFIWEGTGGAFPEGPHLYKIGKYYYLMISEGGTEYGHMLTISRSKNLYGPFESYEGNPIMTHRSKNHPIQATGHADLVQHTDSSWWAVFLAFRPIGYPKKHHLGRETFLAPITWTEAGWPIVGDNGIIGEEIESESITSAQHVEWKERDDFDQSVLDFKWIFRRNLLKENYLLNGEEGFLSLIGSSATLRDTATHTFVGRRQEHFDCEISTSLQFKPQDSEEAGLTIFANENFHYEIGLRNMNGKTEVFFRKNIGSISVIEKQLDYEENTIEFRIISDAECYSFEIVSPTGDVTSLGTGECGLLSTEVAGGFTGNVFGLYATGNGEQSRNEARFNWFNYKIARK
- a CDS encoding RNA polymerase sigma factor is translated as MNRLEEEYEKIYPKIYAFFYAKTGNQATAQDLCQDTFYEACKNITSFNSHSTLSTWIFSIAINLLKKYYRKNKYQQSLMQKLALIPETEIHSLEGLTEINEDTKILLHHISKLDDVAREIVLLRIYGELSFLEIGALIGKSENYARVTFHRLKLKIQKLMEVTL
- a CDS encoding zf-HC2 domain-containing protein, with protein sequence MNKDKDCAILQDLLPLYEEKLLHPDTEEFIEEHLKRCQECRHIAKNSHIPLPAEVKTGEPSKKMIQKITLRLTTIQIFFVTIAFVLALGTTVMNNSSGFILSYTILGAVTYLFYRSTLVAVLLAVVPTFVWNCLIYMTDSFGEFYTESFSDGVLIVLVSLIMYLVFTIIGVFIGYCILKIKEEN
- a CDS encoding YfjL-like protein, giving the protein MKKKIIYSVVAISLIAIVGFAYIQMSGNPIEKNRSKESLEEFLEQAYPDMDYEIKRLAEYGWVDDTFRFNVVARDSIGVETIYPFDVSAFEPYEILDDTIHVSSIDKEASNKLNQEAEQYILALLQEKVPEIDGVSTDVEVYGNVAEEWTPQLKTPKPILIMTGMDKGDLTKEQMLEQGKAIQQQLNDESIDYYSAEVGYRSFIDGEEIYDYVSFTPEKKLTIKDVN